A single window of Nicotiana sylvestris chromosome 5, ASM39365v2, whole genome shotgun sequence DNA harbors:
- the LOC104223454 gene encoding uncharacterized protein: protein MAAPPNFEESQSTYRPPRFNGQYYGWWKTRMHDFIMTEDSELCDVICDGPYIPTKNVGDLPLTVLKTRKEYTDADRKDVEKHFCAKKTLVCEIGHDEYTRISVCETAKEIWEALQTAHEGTTQVKKYKIDMLTIEYELFRMKDDEYIQDMHTRFTSIINELYSFGEIIPRNKLELTVDELVRNLKTYKMKRKIDSERREPKKEKNVVLKAESNDSSEEDSDMAYLTKRFQKMVRRNGGILKGGNSSKPKNYDLCHKYGKPGHFIKDYPLMKQEHSKYNPDKAAKRNPIPDKHFKRKRSADNVVKQALVSWGDSSSESEEETDAGDSSMMAVESEEKNMIQYLL from the exons atggctgctccaccaaattttgaagaaagtCAATCTACGTATagaccacccaggttcaatgggcaatactatgggtggtggaagacaagaatgcatgattttatcatgacTGAAGATTCTGAGTTGTGTGATGTCATATGTGATGGTCCTTATATCCCAACGAAAAACGTTGGAGATCTTCCATTGACGGTGCTAAAGACCAGAAAAGAATACACTGACGCAGATAGGAAAGATGTGGAGAAACATTTTTGTGCCAAGAAAACTTTGGTGTGTGAAATAGGACATGATGAATACACTAGGATCTCAGTTTGTGAAActgccaaggagatatgggaagctttgcagACAGCACATGAGGGAACCACTCAAGTAAAGAAATAtaagattgatatgctcaccATCGAGTATGAACTCTTTAGGATGAAAGACGATGAATatattcaagatatgcacacaagattcacttccatcataaatgagctatactcatttggtgaaatcaTTCCCAGGAACAAGCTC GAGCTGACCGTAGATGAGCTGGTTAGAAATCTGAAAACTTATAAGATGAAGAGGAAGAtcgacagtgaaagaagagaaccaaagaaggaaaagaacgtggtactcaaagctgaaagcaatgactcaagtgaggaggaTAGTGACATGGCCTACTTAACCAAAAGGTTTCAGAAGATGGTTAGAAGAAATGGAGGAATACTGAAAGGGGGCAACTCCAGCAAACCAAAGAACTATGACCTCTGCCACAAGTATGGAAAGCCAGGGCACTTCATCAAAGATTATCCTCTCATGAAGCAAGAACACTCCAAATACAATCCTGATAAAGCAGCAAAGAGGAACCCGATTCCTGATAAGCACTTCAAAAGGAAGAGATCGGCTGACAATGTGGTGAAACAGGCTCTTGTATcatggggagactcctctagTGAGTCTGAAGAAGAAACTGATGCAGGTgacagttccatgatggcagttgaaagtGAAGAAAAAAATATGATTCAATATTTGCTTTGA